The genomic DNA TGGCGATGCCGGGCAGCAGGAAGCGCCACAGGGTCATGATGCGCGGGGTCAGGTCCGAGCGGCCCGTCGTTATCTCCGACATCAGCTGCGTCCCGGTGTACGCGCCGACCAGGGTGAGCGAGAAGCTCTCCTCGTCGACCTCCGGCCGGAGTTCGCCCGCCTCGCGGGCCACGACCAGCTCCTTGTGGAAGAGCGCCGCCCACCAGGCGTAGATCGAGTCGTCGTTCCGGGCCGGCCCTCCGGGGTCCACGGCGAGCCGTACTCCGGCGCGCAGCAGGACATTGTGCTGCATCTCCACGGCCAGCATGAGGGTGATGTTCACCAGCTGTTGCAACCCGCGTGGTTCCGGCGGGAGTACGAGGTCGGCCGCCTGCTCCAGCATGACGGCGTGGGCCAGTTCCTCCTTCGACTTGAAGTGGAAGTACATGGCCCCCTGCGTCATGCCCGCACGGGCGAGGATCTTGTTGGTGCCCGCTCCGTAGTACCCGCTTTCGTCGAAACACTCGGCTGCGGCCTTGAGGAGAGCCCTCCGCGTGCGGATGGCTCGTTCCTGCGGTTGTTTGGACTTCATCTGGATGACCCATGCTTTCTCGACAAACAAACAGACCTCCCTCTATGTTAAATGAAATGATGATCGCCGCTCAACTAGGCGGCGACGGTTCTTACTCGGAGGGGGGCGGTCCTCGTGCCCGCACACGACGCTGCCGGAAACTGCATCCTCGATCCAGTCATCGACCAAGTGCCGCAGCACTACGTCCATAAGTCGAACGCCGCCGAGGTCTACCTCGCGGAATGGACCAGGACGGGCCCCGACGCCTTTCGCATCGCCGCGAACTGGCCGTCCACACACACTTTCTACCGTGCGGGGGCGGCCCTCGACCCGCTGTTGCTCTGCGAGGCGATCCGTCAGACGTTCCCGCTGCTGTGCCACGCCGCGTACGAGGTTCCGGTCGGACACCAGCTCATCTGGGAGGACTTCGCCTATCGGATCGACAGTGCCGCGTACGGTGCCGATCTCGGCCATCAGGTCGAACTCCAGGTCGAGTGCTTCGATCTGTCGTACCGGGGAAGCCGGCCCACCGCCCTTTCCCTGCGCATGGTCATCACCCGGGGCGGGGTCCGCGTGGCCACGGCGCGGACCCGGTTCACCACGCACACCGCGGGGGTCTACCGGCGGCTGCGCGGCGACCGGGCCGACGCGTCCGCGGTGATGGCCCGTTCCGTGCCCGCCCCGATACCGGCCGCCGCCGGGGACGTACGGCGTTCCCGCGCGGACGATGTCGTGATCGGCCCCGGCGGCTCCGGCGTTCAGGGCGGCTCCGGCGTTCAGGGCGGTCCCGGTGTCCAGGGCGGTCCCGGTGTCCGGGGCGGGGCGGACGGCGGCAGGCGGCTCAGGGTCCCCGTCCCGCACCCCATCTATTTCGATCACCCCGTGGACCATGTGCCGGGGATGATACTGCTGGAGGCGGCCCACCAACTGACCTACGACCACGTGCGTTTCACTGACGCCAGGGTCGAAATAGCCGCCCTGGACTGTGCGTTCTTCCACTACGTGGAGCTGGACGAGCCCTGTGCGCTCCGCTCCGAGCCCCTCGACCCCGATGCCGCGGGCCGCGCCCGGCTCCGGGTCGAAGCCGTGCAGGCCGGCCGGGTCGCCTTCGCGGCCACGGTCACGGTCACCGCGCCGGTGACGGCCGCCGAGACCGGGGCCGACGGACCGGCAGGGGACGGTAGAGCGGCATGAGACAGCAGCCCGAGGACATACCCCGGACACCCGACCGCCCCGGCCCCGGCAACGGCTCCGCCTCCGCCTCCGGTGAGGGAATCGCCCCCGGCGACGGATACGCCCCCGGCCCCGGCCCCGGAAAGGGAACCGGCCCCGGCACCGTCCCCGCCGCGCGCCTCGCAGGCGTCAGCCTGCGCCATCTGCACGCCTTCCTCGCCGTCGCCGACACCTTGAGCTTCACCGACGCCGCCGCCAGGATGTCGAGCAACCAGCCCGCACTGACCCGTTCCATCCGCCGGCTCGAAGAACACATGGGCGTACGCCTCTTCCACCGCACCACCCGCCAGGTCTGCCTGACCCCGGCGGGCGCGACCCTGCGTGAAGAACTCCAGGTGCTGCTGCCCCGCTTCGAGAAGGCCCTGTTCCCCGACGGCTCCGCGCCCGGCCTGCGGCTCGGGTTCGCCTGGCTGCTCCCCGACGAGTGGGTCCATGAGGCCATCCGGCGCTTCGAGGCGGAGACCGGTGCCCGGGTCGAACTGCGGCGCTGCGACGACGCGGGCGCCGGAGTGGGCCGGGCGACGGTCGATGTCGCGATCCTGCGCGGCCGGCTGCGGCGCAGCGGGGTGAAGGAGACCCCGCTCGGCACCGAGCGCTATGTCGCCGCCGTGCCGCGCCGGCATCCGCTCGCCGCCCGGGAGCGGGTGGACTGGTTCGAACTGGCCGAGTACCCCTTGGTCCTCAACGAGGTCACCGGTCCGATCCAGCAGCGGGACTGGGGTATCGCCCGTCGCCCCAGCACCGTCCTGCACTGCCTCAACTTCGACGAGTGCATCGAGTCGGTGGCCGCGGGCAAGGGCATCAGCGTGGTGCCCGACCTGGTGCTCCGGCGCAACGTCCACCCCTCCGTCGCCTTCGTGCCCCTGCGCGGAGGCCCCTCCATCGGTATCTCGCTGATCCAGCCGGTGCAGGGCAGTCATCCCCTGGCCGACCGGTTCGTCCGGGTGGTCCAGCAGGTCCTGGCACCGGCCGGGCGGCGGGGCGGAGCCGCCGAATCGGCCCTGGCGGCTCCGGCGGCGGGGGACTGACCGCGCGGGCCGGCGGACGGCGTTGATGACATGTGTGGGGTGACCGTCCGGCACGACGGCCACCCCACACGCTCCTGCCGCCCGCTGCTCAGACCCGGCCGGGCGCCCCCGGCGTACGGGCGCCCGCGGCACGGGAGTTGACCGCGTGGTCGGGGACACCTCCCGTGAGGGCCCGCACCACGGCCTCCACCGCGACCCGCCCGGCCCGCTCCTGGGCCTCCGCGGTACCGGCGCCCAGACGGGGGGTGGCGACCACGGAGTCGAAGGCCAACAGGGGGTTTCCCACCGTCGGGTCGATCTCGAGGACATCGAGTGCGGCGCCCGCCACCCGGCCTTCCTTGAGGGCGAGGGCGAGGGCGAGCGCGTTCTCGTCGACGATGCCGCCCCGGGCGGTGTCCACCAGCCGGAGGGACGGTTTGGCCGGCCGCAGCTCCCGCTCCCCGATGAGCCCCACGGTCGCGGGAGGGGCGGCGGGGCCCGGAGGCACGGGGGCGGGCGCTTCGGTGGGGGACGCGGGGCCCGGCGAGGTCACGCGGGTACCCGGGTGAGTGTGCGGGGCAGGTTCTCCCGCTCCCATATGGAGTCCAGCGCACGGGCGAACCCGACGATCTCGTCATCGCTGTGGTGCGGTGTGGGCGTGACGCGCAGCCGTTCCGAACCCACCGGCACACTCGGCGCGTTGATGGGCTGGACGTAGCAGCCGTACTGGTCCAGGAGCTGACGGGCGACATTGCGGCACTTGACGGCGTCGCCGACGAGGACGGGCACGATGTGCGCGGCCTCGGACGCCACGGGGATGCCGCTGTCGCGCAGCAGGCCCTGGAGGAGCGCCGCCTTGTGGTGCAGCGCCGCCCGCTCCGTCTCCGAGCGCTTGAGATGACGTACGGCGGCGAGCGCCCCGGCCGCGACGGCGGGGGGCAGCGAGGTGGTGAAGATGAACGCGGAGGCGAAGCTCCGGATCGCGTCGATCGCCGGGGCGGACCCGGCGACATAGCCGCCCGCCGTGCCGAACGCCTTCGCCAGTGTTCCCTGGACGACGTCGAAGTGTGCGCCGATACCTCGCTCGGCGGCCAGACCGGCACCTCGCGGCCCGTACATGCCCACCGCGTGCACCTCATCGAGATAGGTGAACGCCCCGTGCTGCGCGGCGAGTTCGGCGATCCGCTCCAGTGGGGCCATGTCGCTCTCCATGGAGTAGACGCTCTCCAGGGCGATGATCTTCGGCAGCGACGGATCCGTACCGGCCAGCAGCTCCTCCAGATGATCGGTGTCGTTGTGCCGGAAGACGTGCTTCTCGGCGCCGCTGTGCCGGATACCGGCGATCATCGAGGCGTGGTTGAGGGCGTCCGAGAACACGACGCATCCGGGCAGCCGCCCCGCCAGCACCGTCAGCGCGGCGTCGTTCGCCGAGTAGCCGGAGGGGAAGATGAGTGCCGACTCCATGCCGTGGAGGTCCGCCAACTCCTCCTCCAGCGCCACATGGTGACGGTTGTTGCCCGAGATGTTGCGCGAGCCGCCGCTGCCGGCGCCCGCCTCGTCCACGGCCTTCTTCATCGCGGCCAGGACGAGCGGGTGCTGCCCCATCCCGAGGTAGTCGTTGCTGCACCACACACTGATCCGCCTGCCGTCACCGGGCCCGTACTTCAGTGCGGTGGGGAAGGAACCGGCGCGGCGTTCGATCTCCAGGAACGTGCGGTATCCGCCCTGTTCCTTGAGTGTGTCAATCTCGGACGTGAAGAATTCATCGTAACGAAACATTGATCCTCCGGTGAACTCGGCTTTCCGGATCTGGCGCCAGGAACGTATAGGCCGTCCCCGGGTGCAGGGAAATGTCGAATCCGCTGGGTCATGGCAGGACTGTATAAATCGAGGTCGGAGCGGAGCCGGGAACACTCATTCCGAAAGTGCATAGACGGTCGAGCGGACCCATTTCTCATGGTGCGGATATCGCCCTAGAGTCCCTCGGTATGAGTTCCCAGCAGAAACCGCAGCCGCGGTCGGCCGGCATGGGTGACATAGAAGAACTCGTGCGCCTGCGCGGCTATTTGCTCAGCTCCGGGAGCGGTGCCTATGTGGCCCGCACCCCCGAGGAGGACGCCCTCTGGAAGCGCGCCTACCGGGCCTGGCTCCGCCGTGTGCTCGCCAGTGACGGTGACGGTGACGGTGACGCCGGCGGCGGCGCCGTGCAGGTGTCGGTGATCGGCGCGGCGCCCGCCCTGCTCGCCTGCGCCGTCGCTGTCGTGGACCAGCGCGCCCCCACCGCGCACTGTCCCAGCGGCAGGTCGGGCTGGGTGCAGACGGTGGTCGTCGACCCGGCGGCGCGCCGGGGCGGACTCGGGGGGCTCGTGATGGACCACGCTCTCGGCTGGCTCCGGGGCGCCGGCGCCGAGGAGGTCGTCCTGCAGACCACCGACGCCGGTTCCCCGCTGTACCGCAAGCTCGGGTTCCGGCCGTCGGGTGAGGAGCTTCTTTCCCTGAGCCTTGGAGGTGCCTGACCCATGAAGGTTCTGATCGTCGGACTCGGATATGCGGGGACGCGTTTCCGTACCGCCTTCGCCAACACCCGGGTGCCGATGGAAGTCTCGTATGTGGGGCGCACGCGCAAGGACGTGGACATCCCCTATTTTCCGTCCGTTTCCGATGCGCTGCGCGACGGCCGTCCCGATGTCGTTGTCGTCACCGTGCCCGACATGGCGCACGCGGGTATCCTCTCCGAGCTCGACGGCTATGACGGGTTCGTGGTCGCGGAGAAGCCACTGGCGATACCGGGGGACGACCTGACCGCCGTGGAGTCCGCGCTCGGCAAGGCGTCAGGATTCTGTCTGGATCTGGTGGAACGCTATTCCGAGGCGTCCCGCTTTCTGCGTACCCATGTCCTGCGGAACGGTCTGGAACTGGTCCGGGCGCACTTCACCTGGGGCAAGGACCGGATCAATGACCACCGCCCCACCAGCGGGGTGCAGAGCGAGGTCGTCCATCCGCTGGACCTGGTCCAGTGGATCGCGGGGCGCAGCGGCGAACTCGTCCTGGAATCCGCCCTGGGGACCCGCTCGGACTTCTCCGTCTCGGGCCCTCGGGTGCTCGACAGCGTCGCCCTGTCCGGGACGCTCGGGCCCGGGACCGTCACCGGCTACAGCAGCTTCGTGAACATCACGCGCAAGCGCGAGGTCGACTTCGTCTTCCGCGACGCCCGGGGGGACATCCTCTACGCGGCCCTGGTCCTCGACACCCCGGCCTGGGACGCGGACCGGCTGCGCCTGTGGCGCCGTACGTCCGGGGGCGACGAGGTGATCCACGAGCTCGACACCGGGGACCGGCCGGTGCCCGCGGGTTTCGAGACCGTCGTGAAGCTGGGCCGCATGGCCCTGGACGTCACCGAGTTCGTCACGCGCGGGCGGACCCCGGAGTTCGCCTTTCCCGGCATCGCCGACGCGCTGGCCCTCCAGCACCGGCTGAACGAGATGGACGGGCAGGTACGCCGAGTGCGCCCCGTCAGCTACTTCCCGCACGGCCGGACGGTCCTTGAGGAAGCCGACTGGGAGCGGCTGGGCTGACGGAGCCCCGCATCCCGGATCGCCCCCGCCGTACCGCCCCGTACGCGGTACCCGCCCCGTATGCGGTACCCGCCCCGTACGCCGTACCGACCGTGCGCCGTGCCGACCGTGCGCCGTGCCGACCGTACGGCGTACCGCCCCGAACGACCCGTACGAATCCGACCCGTAGGACCCGTACCACGTCCGGCGGCGCGCCCCCGCGCCGTCGTCGAGCAAGGAGACAGCCATGTGTGGAATCGCCGGTTGGGTGGACTTCGCCCGCGACGTACGTCAGCAGCAGGAGACGCTGGAGGCCGTCACACAGACGATGGCCTGCCGGGGTCCCGACGCCGAGGGCAGGTGGACGGACGAGCACGTGGCCCTCGGCCACCGGCGGCTGTCCATCATCGACCTGGACGGTGGCCGCCAGCCGATGACGGCGGACGCGGACGGGCGCACCCTCGCCTGCCTGACCTACAGCGGCGAGGTCTACAACTTCAAGGAGCTGCGTGCCGAACTGATCTCGCGAGGGCACTCCTTCCGCACGCGCAGCGACACCGAGGTCGTGGTACGGGGCTACCTCGAATGGGGCGAGGGCGTCGTCGACCGCCTCAACGGCATGTTCGCCTTCGCGCTCTGGGACGTCAGGACGCAGACGCTGCTCCTGGTGCGCGACCGGATGGGCGTCAAGCCGCTCTACTACTACCCGACGCCGGACGGGGTGGTGTTCGGGTCCGAGCCGAAGGCCATTCTCGGACATCCCACGGTGCCCCGGAAGGTCGGGGCCGAGGGGCTGCGCGAGGTGCTGGAGATGGTGAAGACGCCTGAGCAGGGCATATTCGCAGGGATGTACGAGGTCCGCCCCGGCCAGATCGTGAAGGTGGGGCGCTCCGGGCTGACCAAGCGGGTGTACTGGGCCCTGGAGGCCAAGGAGCACACCGACGACCTCCCCACCACCATCGACACCGTCCGGGGACTCCTTGAGGACATCGTCGAGCGGCAGATCATCTCGGACGTCCCGCTCTGCTCCCTGCTCTCCGGCGGACTGGACTCCTCCGTCATCACCGCGCTGGCCTCGCAGAAGCTCGCGGCGCGCGGCGACGGCCCGGTGCGGTCCTTCTCCGTCGACTTCGAGGAGCACGGCGCGGGCTTCGTGGTGGACCCGGTGCGCGGCTCCTCGGACGCGCCCTTCGTCCGGGACCTCGTGGAGCACGTCGGGGCAGACCACTCCGAGATCATCATGAACAGCGCCTCGCTGGCCGATCCCGGGCTGCGGGCGAAGGTGCTGCGGGCGCTCGACCTCCCGCCGGCCTACTGGGGGGACATGTGGCCCTCGCTCTACCGGCTCTTCCAGTCCGTGCGGGAACGGTCGACGGTCGCGCTCTCCGGGGAGTCGGCCGACGAGGTGTTCGGCGGGTACCGGTGGTTCTTCGACGACGAGGCCGTCGAGGCGGAGACCTTTCCCTGGCTCACCTCGGCGACCGGCAAGTACTTCGACGGCAAGTCGCTCTTCGACCCCGGCCTCATCCAGAAGCTGGACATGGGCGGCTTCCTGCGGGACAGCTACGCGCAGGCGGTCGCCGAGACGCCGGTCCTGGCCGGGGAGGGCGCGACCGAGCGCCGGATGCGCCAAATGGGATACGTGAACCTCACCCGGTTCGTACAGACCCTGCTGGACCGGAAGGACCGGATGAGCATGGCCGTCGGCCTGGAGGTCCGGGTGCCGTTCTGCGACCACCGGCTCGTGGAGTACGTCTTCAACACGCCGTGGGAGATGAAGTCCTTCGACGGGCGGGAGAAGAGCCTGCTCAGGGCGGCCACGAAGGATCTGCTGCCGGAGTCCATCGTGCGGCGGGTCAAGAGCCCGTACCCCACCACGCAGGACCCGGCCTATGAGACCGGCCTGCGGAACGCGTTCACCGAGGTCCTCGCCGACTCCTCGTCGCCGGTGCTGCCGCTGCTCGACCACGCCGCGGGCCGCGCTCTGCTGGCGCGGCCGGTGGGTGACATGAGCGCCCAGTACGACCGTTCGGGGCTGGAGATGGCGCTGGGGCTGAACTCCTGGCTGTCGGCCTACGGGATCGAACTGGACCTCTGATCCCCGGCGGAACGCCCGCCGTCCGGCGTCCGTCGCTGTGGCCGTCCTCGGCCCGGCCGCTCATCGATGCGGCCGCTCATCGCTGCGGCGGCTCAGCGGCTCAGCGGCTCAGCGCCGGGCGTCGGCGGAGGTGTAGCCGCATCTGACCGCGAAGCCGAGGAGCTGGTCGAGCAGACCGGGGAAGCGGGACTCCAGCTCCTCCAGGCGCAGGGAGTTGAAGCAGCGGGTGCCCTCGGACCGCACGTACAGGGTGCCGGCCTCGCGAAGAATCTTGAGGTGGTGGGTCATGGTCGACTTGGCGATGGAGCCGCCGAGCTCTCCTGCGGTCCGCTCCTGGCCGTCCGCGAGCGTGACGGCGATGCCCAGGCGGGTCGCGTCGCTCAGCGCGAAGAGGACGTCGGGCAGACAGACGTCCTCGATGTCCGGGTGGAAGTAGTGGCGCACCCTTCAAGAATCGCACAGCCAATCGTGTGGACGCGGTGTCCGATTTTCGCTCCCTCCGGTTGCGCGGCGGTCCCGCACCGGCATGATGTCTGTATGTCCTGCGACCTTCGAACATTGAGGAACCGGTGAAACTCGTCTATCTGTTGGGCCTCGGAGCGTTCGCGCTCGGCCTGGACGCCTACGTCACAGCGGGTCTGCTGCCGTCCATCGCGGACGACTTCGACTCGTCCGTCTCGGCCACCGGCCAGATGGTCACCGCCTTCACGCTCGCGTACGCCATCGCCTCCCCGATCTTCGCCACACTGCTGTCCGCCTCCCGCGTGCGGGCCGGGCTGCTGGCCTCGCTGGCCGTCTTCGCCCTGGCCAACGCCGCCTCCGCGGTCTCCACCTCCCTGACCTTCCTCCTGGTCACACGGGCCTTCGCGGGCGTCGGCGCGGGTCTCTACCTGGCTCTCGCCGCGGCGGCCGCGGCGTCCCTGGTCGATCGTGAGCGCCGCGGCAGGGCACTCGCCGTGATCATGGGCGGGATGAGCTCGGGCACCGTCCTCGGTGTCCCCGCGGGTGTCTACATCGCCGAGCACACCAGCTGGCGGGC from Streptomyces sp. NBC_00654 includes the following:
- a CDS encoding LysR family transcriptional regulator; the protein is MRQQPEDIPRTPDRPGPGNGSASASGEGIAPGDGYAPGPGPGKGTGPGTVPAARLAGVSLRHLHAFLAVADTLSFTDAAARMSSNQPALTRSIRRLEEHMGVRLFHRTTRQVCLTPAGATLREELQVLLPRFEKALFPDGSAPGLRLGFAWLLPDEWVHEAIRRFEAETGARVELRRCDDAGAGVGRATVDVAILRGRLRRSGVKETPLGTERYVAAVPRRHPLAARERVDWFELAEYPLVLNEVTGPIQQRDWGIARRPSTVLHCLNFDECIESVAAGKGISVVPDLVLRRNVHPSVAFVPLRGGPSIGISLIQPVQGSHPLADRFVRVVQQVLAPAGRRGGAAESALAAPAAGD
- a CDS encoding NAD(P)-dependent oxidoreductase, whose product is MTSPGPASPTEAPAPVPPGPAAPPATVGLIGERELRPAKPSLRLVDTARGGIVDENALALALALKEGRVAGAALDVLEIDPTVGNPLLAFDSVVATPRLGAGTAEAQERAGRVAVEAVVRALTGGVPDHAVNSRAAGARTPGAPGRV
- a CDS encoding GNAT family N-acetyltransferase, which translates into the protein MSSQQKPQPRSAGMGDIEELVRLRGYLLSSGSGAYVARTPEEDALWKRAYRAWLRRVLASDGDGDGDAGGGAVQVSVIGAAPALLACAVAVVDQRAPTAHCPSGRSGWVQTVVVDPAARRGGLGGLVMDHALGWLRGAGAEEVVLQTTDAGSPLYRKLGFRPSGEELLSLSLGGA
- a CDS encoding ScbA/BarX family gamma-butyrolactone biosynthesis protein, whose protein sequence is MPAHDAAGNCILDPVIDQVPQHYVHKSNAAEVYLAEWTRTGPDAFRIAANWPSTHTFYRAGAALDPLLLCEAIRQTFPLLCHAAYEVPVGHQLIWEDFAYRIDSAAYGADLGHQVELQVECFDLSYRGSRPTALSLRMVITRGGVRVATARTRFTTHTAGVYRRLRGDRADASAVMARSVPAPIPAAAGDVRRSRADDVVIGPGGSGVQGGSGVQGGPGVQGGPGVRGGADGGRRLRVPVPHPIYFDHPVDHVPGMILLEAAHQLTYDHVRFTDARVEIAALDCAFFHYVELDEPCALRSEPLDPDAAGRARLRVEAVQAGRVAFAATVTVTAPVTAAETGADGPAGDGRAA
- a CDS encoding helix-turn-helix transcriptional regulator; this encodes MRHYFHPDIEDVCLPDVLFALSDATRLGIAVTLADGQERTAGELGGSIAKSTMTHHLKILREAGTLYVRSEGTRCFNSLRLEELESRFPGLLDQLLGFAVRCGYTSADARR
- the asnB gene encoding asparagine synthase (glutamine-hydrolyzing), whose protein sequence is MCGIAGWVDFARDVRQQQETLEAVTQTMACRGPDAEGRWTDEHVALGHRRLSIIDLDGGRQPMTADADGRTLACLTYSGEVYNFKELRAELISRGHSFRTRSDTEVVVRGYLEWGEGVVDRLNGMFAFALWDVRTQTLLLVRDRMGVKPLYYYPTPDGVVFGSEPKAILGHPTVPRKVGAEGLREVLEMVKTPEQGIFAGMYEVRPGQIVKVGRSGLTKRVYWALEAKEHTDDLPTTIDTVRGLLEDIVERQIISDVPLCSLLSGGLDSSVITALASQKLAARGDGPVRSFSVDFEEHGAGFVVDPVRGSSDAPFVRDLVEHVGADHSEIIMNSASLADPGLRAKVLRALDLPPAYWGDMWPSLYRLFQSVRERSTVALSGESADEVFGGYRWFFDDEAVEAETFPWLTSATGKYFDGKSLFDPGLIQKLDMGGFLRDSYAQAVAETPVLAGEGATERRMRQMGYVNLTRFVQTLLDRKDRMSMAVGLEVRVPFCDHRLVEYVFNTPWEMKSFDGREKSLLRAATKDLLPESIVRRVKSPYPTTQDPAYETGLRNAFTEVLADSSSPVLPLLDHAAGRALLARPVGDMSAQYDRSGLEMALGLNSWLSAYGIELDL
- the hemA gene encoding 5-aminolevulinate synthase, which encodes MFRYDEFFTSEIDTLKEQGGYRTFLEIERRAGSFPTALKYGPGDGRRISVWCSNDYLGMGQHPLVLAAMKKAVDEAGAGSGGSRNISGNNRHHVALEEELADLHGMESALIFPSGYSANDAALTVLAGRLPGCVVFSDALNHASMIAGIRHSGAEKHVFRHNDTDHLEELLAGTDPSLPKIIALESVYSMESDMAPLERIAELAAQHGAFTYLDEVHAVGMYGPRGAGLAAERGIGAHFDVVQGTLAKAFGTAGGYVAGSAPAIDAIRSFASAFIFTTSLPPAVAAGALAAVRHLKRSETERAALHHKAALLQGLLRDSGIPVASEAAHIVPVLVGDAVKCRNVARQLLDQYGCYVQPINAPSVPVGSERLRVTPTPHHSDDEIVGFARALDSIWERENLPRTLTRVPA
- a CDS encoding Gfo/Idh/MocA family oxidoreductase, translated to MKVLIVGLGYAGTRFRTAFANTRVPMEVSYVGRTRKDVDIPYFPSVSDALRDGRPDVVVVTVPDMAHAGILSELDGYDGFVVAEKPLAIPGDDLTAVESALGKASGFCLDLVERYSEASRFLRTHVLRNGLELVRAHFTWGKDRINDHRPTSGVQSEVVHPLDLVQWIAGRSGELVLESALGTRSDFSVSGPRVLDSVALSGTLGPGTVTGYSSFVNITRKREVDFVFRDARGDILYAALVLDTPAWDADRLRLWRRTSGGDEVIHELDTGDRPVPAGFETVVKLGRMALDVTEFVTRGRTPEFAFPGIADALALQHRLNEMDGQVRRVRPVSYFPHGRTVLEEADWERLG
- a CDS encoding ScbR family autoregulator-binding transcription factor; translated protein: MFVEKAWVIQMKSKQPQERAIRTRRALLKAAAECFDESGYYGAGTNKILARAGMTQGAMYFHFKSKEELAHAVMLEQAADLVLPPEPRGLQQLVNITLMLAVEMQHNVLLRAGVRLAVDPGGPARNDDSIYAWWAALFHKELVVAREAGELRPEVDEESFSLTLVGAYTGTQLMSEITTGRSDLTPRIMTLWRFLLPGIATPDMLAALDLNGEPVMSAG